The Deltaproteobacteria bacterium DNA window CACTTTCTTAACAGTTCAGAGGTTCAGGGTTCACCGTTCAGGATTACTATTTTATTAACAGTTCAACTCCATTCTATTTACTTTTCATCTTCTGAGTCAATCATATTAATTCTGCAACTGTGGCGCCCGCCCTTGAAAGGAGTCTTAAGCCACACCTTGACCATCTCTTCGGCAAGTCCGGGACCTGTCACCCTTCCACCCATGCAGAGTATGTTTGAATCATTGTGCTCCCGGCTCATCCTGGCTGTAAAGATATCATGGCACAGGGCAGCCCTGACCCCCGGTATTCGATTGGCCACTATGGACATGCCTATGCCGGTTCCGCATACCAGGATGCCCCTATCATATTGAGCGGATGCCACTGATTTTGCAACCTCACGGCCCTGTACCGGATAGTCAACCGGATCCGGAGAGTGGCAACCCACGTCCTGAACCTCATGGCCAAGCTCTATGAGCAAACCGCGTATCTTTTCTTTCAGCTCAAATCCGCCGTGATCCGAACCGATAACTATCTTCATTGATCTGAACCTTACCGGTACCTGCGAAAAATCAGCACGGCATTGGTACCGCCGAAGCCGAAGGAATTGGACATAACCA harbors:
- the rpiB gene encoding ribose 5-phosphate isomerase B, yielding MKIVIGSDHGGFELKEKIRGLLIELGHEVQDVGCHSPDPVDYPVQGREVAKSVASAQYDRGILVCGTGIGMSIVANRIPGVRAALCHDIFTARMSREHNDSNILCMGGRVTGPGLAEEMVKVWLKTPFKGGRHSCRINMIDSEDEK